The genomic DNA GTTTAGTAAGTTTTACTGGTAGCGTGGAAACAGGAGCTAAGATTATGGAAGCTGCTAGTAAAAATATCATAAAAGTAAATTTAGAACTAGGCGGTAAAGCTCCTGCTATTGTTTGTAGAGATGCCGATATAGACGCGGCCGTAAATTATATAAAAAACTCGCGTATTATCAATACAGGACAAGTTTGTAACTGCGCTGAGAGAGTTTATGTGCAAAAAGATATTATAAAAACTTTTACAGACAAAATGGTAGAAGCAATGAAACATGTAAAATATGGCATTCCGACTGATGAAAAAGTAGATATGGGTCCCCTTGTAAGCGAAGCCGGATTAAACTCAGTAAATGCTATGGTAGAACGTGCGAAAAATAGCGGTGCTAAGGTATTAACCGGAGGACGCATATCTAGCAATCAAGACGGTTACTATTATGAACCTACTGTTATTACCGATATAGATCAAAAAAGTGAGCTTATCCAAAGTGAGATATTTGGTCCGGTGCTTCCTATAGTGGCTTTTGATAGTATAGATAATGCTATAGAGATGGCAAACGATAGTGATTATGGGCTAACTTCAAGTATTTATACACAAAATATAGATATAGCGATGAGAGCATGCCGTGAGATTAAATTTGGAGAAACATATATCAATCGGGAAAATTTTGAAGCTATGCAAGGATTTCACGCCGGTTTTAGAAAAAGTGGTATAGGTGGAGCCGATGGAAAGCATGGGCTTGAAGAGTATCTAGCTACTCACGTTGTATATTTGCAATACAATAAAGATGCTAATTTTTAATTTGTAAATTTTAAATTTATATAATTAAATTTAATAATTATAGCCGGAAAATATATCCGGCTAAACTAAACTTATTTTGTACCGGCTTAACTAAACCATTTTAAGTTTATCAGCATTTAACATTTTTGGCTTTAGCGTCTTGAGCTTCTTTAAAAAACTCAGCCCTAGAAAGAGGTTCTTTCCCGGGGTGAGTTTTGTTAAAATGTTCCAGATATTTTTCATATCTTTGAAGCCCGATCAAAGGATACAAGGCTTCATCTAATTTCTTATAAGCTTGCCAAATTTTTTTAAGTTTAGCAAGTAATGCCATTGTAATCGCTCGCTTTTTTGTATTCGCTTTCACCAAGTGGATAAGCTTTATCATTACCATCTTTGTAAATTCTAAAGCAAATTCTAAATGTTTGTATAGCTACAATAACGACAACTATCATAAAAAATCCACAAAGCACAGCGTCAATTATATTATTTCTAATAACGGCTTCAGCTTTAGCTATGGCTGCTGGATCGGTTAGAGTTTCTAGTTTTTTCGCCCAGTTTTGAGCAGTAGCTATGTGACTTACGGCGTCATGAACTCTCTCTCCATTTGCCGGAAGAAGTTTTTGATATGCTGCATACATTGTAGTTATAAGCACCCAAACAAGAGGAGCTATAGTAACCCATGAGTATTTTGCTTTTCCCATTTTAAATAATACTACGGTTCCAAGCATAAGAGCGATGCCGGCTAGCATTTGATTTGCCGCGCCAAATAGAGGCCAAAGTGTGAATATACCTCCCATAGGGTCAGTAACACCGCTATATAGTAGGTATCCCCAGCCAGTAACGCATATTATAGTAGCTATAATACCCCAAAACCAGTTTTTTGTATCACCTATTGGTTTATGAACGTTACCTAGTATATCTTGTACCATAAATCGTCCTGTTCTAGTACCGGCATCAACCGCGGTTAATATAAATAGTGCCTCAAATAATATCGCAAAGTGATACCAAAACGGCATAGCTTCTACTCCGCCTACAAGCTCATGGAAAAGCAAAGTAAGACCTACTGCAAATGTAGGGGCACCACCTGTTCTGCTCATCATAGTCTCTTCACCTACATTTTTTGCTAGTGCTAAGATCTCTTCAGGGGTTACGCTAAAGCCAAGCTCTGTTATCTTAGCAGCTGCGGCTACCACGTCAGTGCCTAGGCCTCCTATATTTATAGAGAAGTAAAGCCCAGGAGTTAGTATAGTAGCTGAAACTAGTGCCATAACTCCAACAAGGCTTTCCATAAGCATAGAACCATAACCTATAAATAGTGTTTGACTCTCTTTTTCTACCAATTTCGGAGTTGTACCGCTTGATATAAGAGCATGAAATCCAGATATAGCGCCACAGGCTATAGTAATAAATAAGAACGGGAAAAGAGGGCCGGCAAATACAGGACCAGTACCGTCTGTAAATGAAGTAACTGCAGGCATTTTAATTTCAGGTCCGACAAGCAATATAGCTATAGCCATACCGACTATTACGCCTATTTTTAAAAATGTACTTAAGTAGTCTCTTGGAGCTAGTAAAAACCAAACAGGTAAAATAGCGGCTATAAATCCATAAGCTATAGTAAGCCATGCTAATGTTGTGCCTTTTAGTGAAAATATATCCTTCCAAAACGGATCGGCAGCAACGTAGTGACCTCCTAATAGAGCAAACATAAGAAATATAAATCCGATTATAGAAGCTTCTATAACTTTACCAGGACGTAAAAATCTCATATAAATTCCCATAAAAATAGCAATAGGAATCGTCATAGCTATGGTAAATAATCCCCATGGAGATTCAGCTAAGGCTTTTACAACGACCATAGCAAGTATAGCTACGATAATTAGCATAATAAAGAAAATGCCCACCATAGCTACACCGCCGGTGAATGCTCCGAGCTCCTCTTTTATCATCTCTCCTAAGCTCTTTCCGTTTCTGCGAACAGATAAGAAAAGAACAACGAAGTCATGAACGGCTCCAGCTAGCACGACACCGACTAAAAGCCATATCATGCTTGGTAAATAACCCATTTGAGCAGCAACTACCGGACCTACAAGAGGACCAGCACCCGCAATGGCTGCAAAGTGGTGACCGAAAAGAACGTATTTATTTGTAGGAGTATAGTCTCTTCCGTCATTTAGGGTGTAGGCAGGAGTAGCGCGGTTGTCATCTAACATTAGGACTTTCATGGCGATAAAACGACCATAGAAAGTATAACCTATCATATAGATACAAACGCTAGCTACAACTAGCCAAACAGCGCTTATGCTCTCTCCGCGGTTTAGTGCTAAAACACCAAATGTCCAAGCACCTATCACAGATACAAGCAGCCATAACAGTTTTTGATATAGCTTCAAAATTTATCCTTTCAGAAAATGTGGTAAGTTGTTTATTTTATTATATTTAACTTAAAATTATTTTTAAATTTATAATTAATTAAAATATTATTGAAAATTTCCTAATTAGTGTATCAAATTTTCACATTATATATTAAATATTAATAACAAAAACGTATAATCAAACAGTATCAATTCATTAAAAGGTTAGCGATGAAGATAAAAATTAACTCAAATATCATAGATATAGATGAAAACCTTAGTCTAAAAAAGTGGTTAGAGACAAATGGCTATAATTTAGATAGAATCGCTATAGAATGTGATGGAGAGATCATTTCAAAAAGTGTTTGGAATGAGTTTATATTAAGAGAAAATGTAAGCTTGGAGATAGTTGAATTTGTAGGTGGAGGATAATCCAAACATACATTAATGCCATACTTTATCATTTTATATATTCTTATTATGCCTTTTTTGCACTCAAATTTATATTTTAAATTTAAAATCTTTCTTTTAAGAAAAAATTGGTTTTACTCTGTTATAATGAACGTTATGAAAACGATAAAAATTAATTCAATTACACGTCAAACTAACGCAAATAATTTAAATGAGTTACGGAACGAATTAGGTATTAGTAGCGATATGCTTACTATATATAAAGGTTTTGCTACAAATGACAATATAGCTTTAAATGATAATGATAGCGTTGTATTTATAAAAAAAGGAGAAATGCCTCCTAAAGAGTTTTTAGAAGAGATGATGAGTTCAAGAAACTCTCCTGAGATCAACATAGCTTTAAAAAGCGCAAAAGTAGGCGTAGCAGGACTTGGAGGACTTGGAAGTAACGTAGCAATAGCTTTAGCTAGAGTCGGAGTGAGCTACTTAAAATTAGTTGATTTTGATACTGTTGATCCTTCAAATTTAAATCGTCAGCAGTATTTTATAAAAGATATCGGACGTTTTAAAACTGAGGCTTTAAGTGAAACTTTAAGTCTTATAAATCCATTTGTAAAAGTTGAGTTTGAAACCATAAGACTTGAAGAGACAAATGTGAATGAAGTTTTTCAAAAGTGTGACGTAGTAGCTGAATGTTTTGATAATCCAAAGTCAAAAGCTATGATAATAAATTCTTTAACTAAAAAGATGATAGTAGCAGCTAGCGGAATGGCCGGATACGGTAGAAATGAAGATATAAAAACTATAAAAATGGCAAATAATCTCTATGTTTGCGGTGATTTAGTAAGTGCGGCTAGTATAGGAAATGGACTTATGGCGCCGCGAGTCGGAATATGCGCTATGCATCAAGCAAATAAAATATTAGAAATATTAATAGATAAGGTAAAACAAAATGGATGAGCTTGTTTTAGGTGGAGTTAGTTTTAGCTCAAGATTTATTATGGGCTCTGGTAAATTTGATCCAGAGTTGATAAGTGCTTGTGTAGAAGACGCTAAAGCGCAAATAGTAACTCTTGCTTTAAGAAGAGTAAATAAAGACAAAGATAGTATAACCGAATTTATACCAAAAAATGTAACTCTCTTACCAAATACAAGCGGTGCCAGAAATGCCGATGAAGCGCTGCGCATAGCAAGACTTAGTCGTGAGTTGGGCTGCGGAAATTTTATAAAAGTAGAAGTCATTCGAGATAGTAAATATCTATTTCCCGATAATTACGAAACTATAAAAGCTACCGAAAAACTTGCAAATGAAGGCTTTATAGTGTTGCCATATATGTATCCAGACTTAACTTGCGCTAGAGATTTAGTAAATGCTGGAGCAAGTGCCGTTATGCCTTTAGCCGCTCCGATCGGTTCTAATAAAGGACTTATAAACCGAGATATTATTCAAATTTTGATTGACGAGATAGATATTCCTATTATAGTTGATGCGGGTATAGGCCGTCCTAGCGAGGCATGCGCTGCTATGGAGATGGGTTGTGCTGCTATTATGGTAAATACCGCTATTGCTACTTCAAAAGATATAAGAGCTATGGCAAAAGCGTTTTGCGAAGCGATAATTGCCGGAAGAACTGCTTATAAAGCCGGACTTGGTAGGGTAAAAAATATAGCAAGCGCTAGTTCGCCTTTAACTGGATTTTTAGGCGAAAATTAAAAGATAAAATGAGAATATAAAATGAGAGATAGAACAGATCATATGCGTTATCTTCCTCATCAAGAGGTTATAAGCCATGATGTGATGAATAAGATATTTAAAGAGTGGGAAGAGACTAAATTTGAAAACTTTACTCAAGATGATGTTATAAGCGCTATTAATGCAAATAATAAAAGTATATATGACTTTAAGGCACTTTTAAGTCCTGAAGCAGCCCCCTTTTTAGAAGATATGGCAAAAGAAGCGATGAGTATCAAAGAGAGGCATTTTGGAAAAAATATCTATCTTTTTACACCTTTGTATATAGCAAATCATTGCGATAATAACTGTGTTTATTGCGGATTCAATGTACACAACAAGATAAAACGTGCGCAGCTTGAAGAAGATGGCATTATACGTGAGTTAGAAAACATCGCAAAAAGTGGATTAGACGAAATTCTTATACTTACAGGAGAGAGTCAAAGCAAAACTCCGCTTAGTTATATAAGTAGAGCTTGTGAGCTTGCAAAACGTTATTTTAAGGTAGTAGGAGTAGAAATTTATCCTCTAAATTCGGATGAATACGCATTTTTACACAAATGCGGCGTGGATTTTGTAACCGTATTTCAAGAGACTTATAATCCGCTAAAATATGAAAAAATCCATCTGGAGGGAAATAAACGCATTTTTCCATATCGTCTAAACGCTCAAGAAAGAGCACTTATGGGCGGTATGAGAGGGGTTGCTTTTGCCGCTCTTTTAGGTATAGATGACTGGAGAAAAGACGCTTTATCTACAGGGCTTCACGCTTATCTTTTGCAAGCAAAGTATCCTCATGCTGAGATTTCTATCTCAGTTCCTAGACTTAGACCTATTATAAACAATAAAAAGATTAATCCAAAAGACGTCGGCGAGAGAGAGCTTTTGCAAGTTATCGTTGCTTATCGTCTATTTTTACCGTTTGCAAATATCACTCTTAGCACTAGAGAAAGTGCGCATTTTAGGGATAACGCAATCAAACTTGGAGTAACAAAAGTTTCTGCCGGAGTTAGTGTTGGTATCGGTGAGCACGGTGGTAAAAAAGATGAGCAAAAAGGCGATTCTCAGTTTGAGATCAGCGACGGTAGAGATGTAGAAGAGATGAAAAGATCTATAAGAAAAGCCGGTTTAACGCCGGTTATGAGTGATTATATTTACGTATAAATTAAAATTATCTCTTGTTGTGCTTATATGACAAAAGATTTTATGAAAATTAGATAATTTCTTTGGCAAATATCGGCACTGCAAGAAAGTAAAATCCATCTATTTCAAAATCTTTTGCAAATTTAAAAAACTCTTCAAAATCTTCTTTTTTAAATTTAAAAGTATAAATAGACCCTTGCTCTACAAATTCCTTTTTTTCGTCTTTTACTCCGTGTTTTTCAAAGTAATGATTAAAACGTGCCAACAAGGCAAACGGTATAAAAAACAGACATTCATCTTGCGCTTCGAATTTGATCAAATTTGCGTTATTTATCACTAAATTTGCACTGCTGGAGTATGCTCGTACAAGTCCGCCGACTCCTAGTTTTACTCCTCCGAAATACCGTACAACAAAAACTCCCGTGTTTATAAGGTTTGCTCCTCTTAGCACATCAAGACAAGGTGGTCCGGAGCTGCTTTTTGGCTCACCGTCATCGCTGGAATTTTCTACTATTTGAAAATGTTTGTTGTAATTTCTGTACGCCCATACTATGTGAGCCGCTTTTGGATGATCTTCTTTTAGCTTTTTGTGAAGAGTTTCAAATTCATTTATAGGGCATAAATAGCTTATAAAATTTGACTTTTTTATCTCTTTTGAGCCGGTATAAATTTGATTTACTATAAACATGGATATATTTTAACAGATAAATTTAAATTTAAATGAATTTAAGATAAAATTACTAAAAAATTAAGGATTATCCATATGATACAAACTTGCCTTTTTCCTGCTGCCGGTTATGGTACGAGATTTCTTCCAGCTACAAAAAGTTTGCCAAAAGAGATGCTTCCTATCCTTACTAAGCCTCTTATTCACTACGGAGTAGATGAAGCTAGAGAAGCCGGTATGAAAAATATGGCATTTGTCACCGGTCGAGGAAAAAGAGCTTTGGAGGATTATTTTGATATAAGTTATGAGCTTGAGCACCAAATAGCCGGGACTAAAAAAGAGTATCTTCTTACCGAGATAAGAGATCTTATGAATTCTTGTAGCTTTTCATTTACTCGTCAAAGTAGTATGAAAGGTCTAGGAGACGCGATATATACTGGTAGAACTTTAGTAGGAGATGAAGCTTTTGGTGTTATACTTGCCGATGATTTGTGTATAAACGAAGATGGTGAAAATGTTCTAGCTCAGATGGCGAAAATTTATGAAAAATACCGCTGTAGCATAGTAGCGGTTATGGAAGTTCCTAAAGAGAGTATCAGTAGTTATGGTGTTGTAAATGGCAAGTTTATAGAAGATGATCTTTTAATGGTAAATGATATGATAGAAAAACCAAGTCCAGATGAAGCCCCTACAAATCTTGCTATCATAGGCAGATATATACTTACGCCCGATATATTTGAGATATTAGAATCTACAAAACCGGGCAAAAACGGTGAAATTCAGATAACAGACGCGCTTTTAAAACAGGCTCAAAACGGTATGGTTTTAGCTTATAAATTTAAAGGAAGAAGATTTGATTGTGGTTCTGTTAGCGGATTTGTCGAAGCTACGAATTTCTTCTATGAGAGTGACAATGGTAGTAAATGAGCTGAAGTTTCCATTTAAGGATATGCAAAATATCAGCTCATACGCAAGACGTATGAATGAAGAGCTAAATAACGATGAGATCGGCTATTATCATCTGCCTAGTTTTGGTGAGGAGATAAGCGAAAAACTTGCTTTGTATCGTAAAAATGTAAATTTCAACACGGTTGTGTTAATAGGAGTTGGCGGCAGCTCGCTTGGCGTGAAAGCACTTTATGAAATGCTAAATTTAAAAACTAAGCTTATATTTTTAGATAATCTTGATCCGTTTTATATAGAAAATAGATTAAAAGATATCGAGTTTGATAGCAGTATTTTTATCTTATCTAGCAAATCAGGCACGACTATAGAGCCAATTAGTATTTATAAGTATATTTTAGATCTCTATTCGCCAAAAAATTACAAAAATTTTATCATAATTACCGATCCCCAAAGCCCTCTTGAAGAGTACGCTAATTTACATAATATAACTGTTTTTAATATTCCAAAAAATGTTGGAGGACGCTTTAGCGTATTATCTGCTATAGGGCTTGTGCCGCTTGGATTATGTGGAGCAGATACGTCATCCTTGTTAGACGGTGCTGTTTCTTGTAAAAAGCAGTTTTTAGAAGATGATGATAGTTTAATTTTACAAAAAGCATATCACTATGCAACGCATAAAAGCGCTAAGATAAATGTAGTTTTTAGCTATAGTGAAAGATTTCATAGTTTTAATGATTGGTATGTACAGTTATGGGCTGAGAGTCTTGGTAAAAAGCGCGGTTATAAGCGAATGGGACTTACTCCGGTCGGACTTATAGGAAGTAAAGATCAACACTCGTTTTTGCAGCTTATAATGGAAGGAATAAAAGATAAAACAGTTACGTTTTTGATTTTAAAAGATCATTTAAGCAGCATTTGTATTCCAAATTTAAAACTTGAGTATTTAGATGAGTGCGACTTTGTAAATGAAGTGTCTATGAGTACGCTTTTAAATGCTCAAGCAAAATCTACCATTCAAGCTTTACTTAGTGAAAATATCAGCATAGATACGATTTTAGTAGATAGATTAGATGAGTGGCACTCTGGTTGGCTCATTTATTATTACGAGCTCCTTACAAGCGCTACTGGACTTATGCTCGGAGTAAATACTTATGATCAGCCTGGCGTTGAAGCCTCTAAAAGAATACTAAAAAATTTACTATCAAATAACTAATTTTGTCTGTTTGTATTTTGATAATGATTACTCAACAAATAGGGTTCAAAATAGGCAATATTTATTTTTTATTTATCATTTAAACTATATAATTTACTTAATAAGAGATTCTGTATCTAAATAATAAAAATTCTTATCTAAGATTTATTTCTTTTTAAGAATAATTTGATATAATTCTCGAAATTAAAAAATAAAGGATATAAAATGACAAATGTAGTTAAACAACTTAACCAAATTCAAGCAGACGCTCATGCGTTTTTCATTGCGTTTCATGACTATCATTGGAATGTAAAAGGTCTTCAATTTTTCTCAATTCACGAATATACTGAAAAAGCATATGAAGAGATGGCAGAGCTATTTGATGATGTAGCTGAAAGAGCTATACAAATAGGCGGGAAAGCTATTTTAAAATCTGAAGAGCTTGTAAAACTTGCTCATGCTCCGGTAATGCAAAAAGATAGCTATACTGCTATAGAAGTTATAGAACAATTAAGAGTAGCTTATAAACATCTTGTTGAAGAGTTCAAAAAGCTTGAAGCGGCAGCTGAAAAAGCCGGTGATACAACAACTGCAAATATCGCTCAAGATCATTACGGTTCATATGAGAAGAAAATTTGGATGCTTAATTCTACTTTAGCGTAATTTTTGATACTAAAACCTGATACTTTGATATGAAAGGCGGATAAATCCGCCTTTTTTATTTATTTTGCTGCAGCTTCTACTTCTATATTTATCTTAATTTCATCTCCTAAAGTTAATGTGCTTGTATCTGGAGCAAAGCTAAAATCGCTTCTTTTTATCTTGCCCTCAAGGCTAAATCCAACGATTTGAATTCCTTTTTGATTTTTGCTTTGTCCGCCAAATTCATAGTTTAGAGTTACTGGTTTTGTTACATTTTTTATAGTTAAATTTCCTATAATTTTACCTTCGTTATCGCCATCTTTTTTAAATTCGGTCATAACAAATTTCATTTCAGGAAATTTAGCAATATCGAAAAAATCAGCTTGTTTTAGATGGTTATCTCTTGCGGTGTTGCTTGTATTGATAGAATCAACGTTTATTATAGCATCTATCTTTTTTGGTATACCGTTTTCTATATCAACAATTCCGCTAAATTTGTCAAACGATCCTGTTACGTTGCTCACGCTTAGGTGTTTGATTTTGAAATTTGTACTTGAATGAGTAACATCTATATCGTAGTTTGCTGCGTTTGCAAAACCTACTAAAAGCATTGCACACAACGCAGATCCAAATATTCTCTTTGTCATTTTTGTCCTTTTTTATAAAATATAAATAATTGTACAATGTAAAATACAATTAATATTAAATTTCAATACAATAAATATACTATTTAATAATTTTTTAAATTTCATTAACTACGTTAATTTTTTCAATTTAAAAATATTAATAAATTTTATGCAAAGTAGATATTATTTTTTGATAAAGTTATAATTTTTTAAATTTAAAACGAGTTGATTTGTAAATTTTTCTATATTTAAATCCCTTTTCGTACCATCTCTTTGTTTTGTACCCCACATCGACTCAGGAAAAAAGCTATCGTCTTTGAATCTGGCTTGAACGTGGATATGTACTTTTGGAACGTAATTAGCAAAACTTGCCCAATTTATTTTATCGGCGCAGTAGAAATCAAGCATAGTTTTTTCGGTAATTAGAGCCGCTTCAAATAGCCATTTTCTAGTCACATCATCTACATCGCTAATCTCTTTGAATTCTTTTTTTGTAAATACCTTTACCCAAGGAATTTCGCTTTTTTCAAGTTCAATGCAGATAAGTTCATTTTCATATATCATAGTTTTACTCTCGCTTTTATAATTTGTTCTTTTAATCTAAGACTTGCTTTTTCAAAGCTTGTTTCATCAAAGTTTTCTAGATTAAAAAAATGTAGATCTTTAAACTGCTTCTTTAAATAATTCTCACTTTGCTCATCTTTAGATCCACTAAAAATAACCCCCAAAATCTCTAAATTTTTCATTTTTAAGGCTTCTATGCTTAAAATAGTGTGATTTATGCTGCCAAGATAGTTTTTAGAAACTAAAAACGTAGGAAGATTTGCTATTTTGATATAGTCGATCATGTAAAATTTGTCATCAAGCGGACAGTAAAGTCCTCCTGCTAACTCGACTAAAATATCGTCTGGTTTTGGAATTTTTATTTTAAGTCCGTCAAAATGTATGTTCTCATTTATCATTCCTACATGCGGACTAGCAGCGGTTTGCAGCATTACGCCAGGAG from Campylobacter fetus subsp. fetus includes the following:
- a CDS encoding dethiobiotin synthase; the protein is MRNICISGIHTDAGKSCVSAALCYAFSYEYFKLIQAGNITDESFVKKIVPNLKSHSPGVMLQTAASPHVGMINENIHFDGLKIKIPKPDDILVELAGGLYCPLDDKFYMIDYIKIANLPTFLVSKNYLGSINHTILSIEALKMKNLEILGVIFSGSKDEQSENYLKKQFKDLHFFNLENFDETSFEKASLRLKEQIIKARVKL